One Pectobacterium polaris DNA window includes the following coding sequences:
- a CDS encoding YejG family protein — MDSFQLSVVHRLPQSYRWLSGFAGINVEPIPLSGREEDNNLIGLKLLSHDGDIAWNIMRQLNQSLSEIQVECAVLEWEGEPCLFLHRNDESTAMCRLKNVGVAIAESVSAQYPF, encoded by the coding sequence GTGGACAGTTTCCAACTTTCGGTAGTTCATCGTTTGCCGCAAAGTTATCGCTGGTTATCGGGTTTTGCAGGTATCAATGTTGAACCGATTCCGCTGAGCGGCAGAGAAGAAGACAACAACCTGATTGGTCTCAAACTGTTGAGCCACGATGGCGATATCGCATGGAATATCATGCGCCAGCTGAATCAATCCCTGTCTGAAATACAGGTTGAATGCGCCGTTCTGGAGTGGGAAGGCGAGCCGTGTCTGTTTTTACATCGCAATGATGAAAGCACAGCAATGTGCCGTCTGAAGAATGTTGGTGTCGCTATCGCTGAGTCCGTATCAGCCCAATACCCTTTTTAA
- a CDS encoding YecH family metal-binding protein: MSSIHGHEVLQMMLASGESFTTEQLITTIEDRFGSAARFHTCSAENMTASMLVQFLSERGKFIPHDAGFTTSASKICQH, from the coding sequence ATGTCATCTATCCACGGTCATGAAGTTTTGCAAATGATGCTCGCGTCCGGCGAGTCGTTTACCACTGAACAGCTGATTACCACCATAGAAGATCGCTTCGGCAGCGCGGCGCGCTTTCATACCTGCTCCGCCGAAAATATGACGGCCTCAATGCTGGTGCAATTTCTGTCTGAACGCGGGAAATTCATCCCGCACGATGCAGGCTTTACCACCAGCGCCAGTAAAATCTGCCAGCACTAG
- the rsuA gene encoding 16S rRNA pseudouridine(516) synthase RsuA: protein MRLDKFLSQQLEISRSLVARELHAERVTVDGEVVKSGAFKLSPEHQVEFDGEPLKQQNGPRYFMLNKPQGYVCSTDDPDHPTILYFMDVPVAYKLHAAGRLDIDTTGLVLLTDDGQWSHRITSPKHQCEKTYLVTLEQPLAEDTAAQFTAGVQLHNEKNLTKPATLEKITDYVVRLTISEGRYHQVKRMFAAIGNRVVELHRERIGGICLDSELEPGEYRELSAEEIASVK from the coding sequence ATGCGATTGGACAAATTTTTATCCCAGCAGTTGGAAATTAGCCGCTCACTGGTAGCGCGTGAACTCCATGCAGAGCGTGTTACCGTTGATGGTGAAGTGGTAAAAAGCGGCGCGTTCAAGTTATCCCCTGAGCATCAGGTTGAGTTTGATGGCGAACCGCTGAAACAACAGAATGGCCCGCGCTATTTCATGTTGAATAAGCCTCAGGGCTACGTCTGTTCAACGGACGATCCCGATCATCCCACTATTCTGTATTTTATGGATGTCCCAGTGGCGTACAAACTGCACGCGGCAGGGCGTCTGGATATCGATACCACTGGACTGGTACTGCTAACTGACGACGGGCAATGGTCACATCGCATTACTTCGCCTAAGCACCAGTGTGAAAAAACGTATCTGGTGACGCTGGAACAGCCGCTGGCCGAGGACACTGCCGCGCAATTTACGGCAGGCGTGCAACTGCATAACGAGAAGAACCTCACCAAACCCGCTACGCTTGAGAAGATAACGGATTATGTCGTTCGACTGACGATTAGCGAAGGTCGCTACCATCAGGTGAAAAGAATGTTTGCGGCGATCGGTAATCGGGTCGTTGAGCTGCATCGCGAACGTATCGGTGGCATCTGTCTGGATAGTGAACTGGAACCGGGGGAATACCGGGAGTTAAGTGCTGAGGAGATCGCTAGCGTAAAATAA
- a CDS encoding Bcr/CflA family multidrug efflux MFS transporter, giving the protein MQLRRSSHFGLIFILGLISMLMPLAIDMYLPALPTIANEFGVGDGHVQMTLSTYVLGFAIGQMFYGPMADSLGRKPVILGGTLVFAFAGVACALAQTVEQLIYMRFLHGVSAAAAAVVINALMRDMFSRDDFSRMMSFVVLVMTVAPLIAPIAGGWLLLWFSWHSIFWTISGAAFLASALIFFFIKETLPPAKRQKFHLRTTIGNFAILFRHKRVFSYMVASGLSFCGMFSFLSAGPFVYINLYGVSPQNFGYYFALNVVFLFVVTLFNSRNVRRLGALAMFRAGLVIQFAMGIWLVIVCLFDLGFLPLVFGVALFVGCIAMVASNAMAVILDGFPHMAGTASSLAGTLRFGLGAIVGVILSLASFNSAWPMVLSMAICSVAAFLLYLYANRSPAS; this is encoded by the coding sequence GTGCAATTACGCCGCTCTTCTCATTTCGGGCTGATTTTTATTCTCGGCCTGATTTCGATGCTAATGCCGTTAGCTATCGATATGTATTTACCTGCGTTGCCGACCATTGCTAACGAATTTGGCGTGGGGGACGGGCATGTCCAAATGACGCTCAGTACCTATGTGCTGGGCTTTGCGATTGGCCAGATGTTCTACGGGCCGATGGCGGACAGTCTGGGACGTAAGCCTGTGATTCTCGGCGGTACGCTGGTTTTTGCGTTTGCAGGCGTGGCCTGTGCGCTGGCACAAACGGTAGAGCAGCTTATCTACATGCGTTTTCTGCACGGTGTCTCCGCGGCTGCGGCTGCAGTGGTGATCAATGCCCTGATGCGCGATATGTTCTCGCGGGATGATTTTTCTCGCATGATGTCGTTTGTCGTGTTGGTGATGACCGTCGCGCCGCTCATTGCGCCCATTGCTGGTGGCTGGCTGCTGCTGTGGTTTAGCTGGCATTCCATCTTCTGGACGATCTCTGGTGCGGCTTTTCTGGCATCAGCGCTGATTTTCTTTTTTATCAAAGAAACCTTACCGCCCGCTAAGCGGCAGAAATTTCATCTGCGCACCACCATCGGGAATTTCGCTATCCTGTTCCGCCACAAGCGGGTGTTCAGCTATATGGTGGCAAGCGGGCTGTCGTTTTGCGGCATGTTCTCCTTCCTGAGCGCCGGGCCGTTTGTGTATATCAATCTGTATGGCGTTTCTCCTCAGAATTTTGGCTACTACTTTGCCCTGAACGTCGTCTTTCTCTTTGTAGTGACGTTGTTTAACAGCCGCAATGTACGGCGGTTGGGTGCGCTGGCGATGTTCCGCGCAGGGCTGGTGATCCAGTTTGCGATGGGAATATGGCTGGTTATTGTCTGTCTGTTCGATCTCGGATTCTTACCGCTGGTATTTGGCGTGGCACTGTTTGTCGGCTGTATTGCGATGGTGGCGTCGAATGCGATGGCGGTGATTCTCGATGGTTTCCCGCATATGGCAGGGACGGCATCGTCGTTGGCTGGCACGCTACGCTTCGGTCTGGGTGCGATCGTAGGCGTTATCCTATCGCTAGCCTCATTCAATAGCGCCTGGCCGATGGTGTTATCGATGGCAATCTGTTCGGTAGCTGCTTTTCTGCTATATCTGTACGCGAACCGTTCTCCCGCATCCTGA